A window of Phycodurus eques isolate BA_2022a chromosome 5, UOR_Pequ_1.1, whole genome shotgun sequence contains these coding sequences:
- the LOC133402981 gene encoding synaptic vesicle glycoprotein 2B-like isoform X3 → MIRANSRIGGALSELQELSEQYEDIMEDCGHGKFQWTLFIVLGLALMADGVECFVVAFVLPSAEKDLCLSNAEKGMLGLIVFLGMMVGAFIWGGLADKVGRRRCLVVALAIDCVFVFLSSFAQSYGFFLFFRLLSGIGIGGTVPIVYSYFSEFLQMDKRGEHLSWLCMFWMIGGIYASFTAWGIIPRYGKILIFLLYCIYKYNFVYNLKFNNLFVFCVGWGFSMGTEFQFHSWRLFVLVAALPAIASLVGLTFMPESPRFLLENAKHDEAWMILKQVHDTNWRAKGQPEKVFTVTHIKAPKTAEDEIIEIQSATGTAVQRWLVRSLTLCKLVLKNVASLFSAELRFATLFMAIIWFCMAFSYYGLSVWFPDMIKHLQYEEYESRVRVFHKEKVENFYFNFSLENQVHKEGEYIHDKFIKIELKSVQFEDSLFEDCLFEDIKSTDTVFENCTIRNTVFNNTDLKEKFIDCKMENNTFEHDKRGCHLDTGEENDVLIYLVSFLGSLAVLPGNIISALFMEKIGRVKIIGGSMLVSAGCSFFLFLSFSQSAIIALQCLFCGVSVAAWNGIEVVTVELYPASKRATAFGVLNALCKLAAVLGSSIFASFVGITKSIPILLSFAALVCGGMVALKLPDTREKILQ, encoded by the exons CCTTTGTTCTACCATCTGCCGAAAAGGATTTGTGCCTGTCCAATGCAGAGAAAGGGATGCTGG GTCTAATTGTCTTCCTGGGTATGATGGTGGGAGCGTTCATATGGGGTGGTCTCGCAGACAAAGTTGGCCGTCGACGCTGTTTGGTTGTGGCATTAGCTATAGACTGCGTCTTTGTCTTCCTGTCCTCCTTCGCCCAAAGCTATggttttttcctcttcttcagGCTGCTGTCAGGCATCGG TATCGGCGGCACAGTGCCGATTGTCTACTCGTACTTCTCTGAGTTCCTCCAGATGGACAAGCGAGGAGAGCATCTGTCCTGGTTGTGTATGTTCTGGATGATTGGTGGGATATATGCATCTTTCACTGCCTGGGGAATCATTCCCAGATATGGTAAGATTCTAATATTTCTATTGTATTGTATCTACAAATACAACTTTGTATACAATCTCAAGTTTAataatctgtttgtattttgtgtagGTTGGGGGTTCAGTATGGGCACAGAGTTCCAGTTCCACAGTTGGAGGTTATTTGTTCTGGTTGCAGCTCTTCCTGCCATTGCCTCTCTGGTTGGACTAACTTTTATGCCTGAGAGTCCTCGCTTCTTACTTGAG AATGCCAAGCACGATGAAGCATGGATGATTCTGAAGCAGGTCCACGACACCAACTGGAGAGCCAAAGGACAGCCAGAAAAAGTCTTCACC GTGACTCATATCAAGGCTCCGAAGACAGCAGAGGATGAGATAATTGAGATTCAAAGTGCTACAGGAACAGCTGTGCAACGCTGGCTTGTCCGCTCACTTACACTCTGTAAACTG GTGCTAAAGAACGTAGCATCTCTCTTTTCTGCTGAGCTGAGGTTTGCTACTCTCTTCATGGCCATCATCTGGTTCTGCATGGCTTTCAG CTACTATGGCCTATCTGTGTGGTTCCCAGACATGATCAAGCACCTTCAATATGAAGAGTATGAGTCAAGAGTCAGG GTATTCCATAAAGAGAAAGTGGAGAACTTCTATTTCAACTTTTCTTTAGAGAATCAAGTCCATAAAGAAGGGGAATACATCCATGACAA GTTCATCAAAATAGAACTGAAGTCTGTGCAGTTTGAGGACTCATTGTTTGAAGACTGTCTTTTTGAGGACATCAAGTCCACTGACACAGTGTTCGAGAACTGCACCATACGCAACACTGTCTTCAACAATACAG ATCTGAAGGAGAAGTTCATCGACTGTAAAATGGAAAACAACACCTTTGAGCATGACAAACGTGGCTGCCACCTGGACACTGGTGAAGAGAATGATGTCCTCATATATCTGGTCAGCTTCCTCGGCAGTCTGGCCGTGTTGCCTGGGAACATCATCTCCGCCCTCTTCATGGAGAAGATTGGCAGAGTCAAGATTATCG GTGGCTCCATGCTCGTCTCAGCAGGGTGTAGCTTTTTCCTGTTTCTGAGCTTCAGCCAATCAGCGATCATCGCTCTACAGTGTCTCTTCTGCGGCGTCAGTGTGGCTGCATGGAATGGCATCGAGGTGGTGACAGTAGAACTGTACCCTGCTTCTAAAAG GGCAACAGCCTTTGGCGTCCTGAATGCTCTCTGTAAACTGGCAGCAGTTCTTGGCAGCTCTATCTTCGCCAGTTTTGTGGGCATCACCAAATCCATCCCCATCCTGCTGTCCTTCGCTGCGCTGGTCTGCGGCGGCATGGTTGCCCTCAAGCTGCCTGACACGCGAGAGAAAATTCTCCAGTGA